aggtaaAAATCCATGGCAGGCCTGGGAGTCTTCACAAGTGTCCAGACTACCACAGTAACCAAATGCTACTCCAAAAGTTTGTTATATGGGTGATACTCAAAaaaacagagggagctccctcagtcagggcatttaaatggtgcGGTTAGTACTGACAACAGCATCCCAACGGCTGGGATAGGAGTCGTCTCCAATCCCAGCCAGGCGTCAGCAGTCAAAgcccagcagacatgtacagggTATGTAGCGGGTCCGGCCCTGAGCCTGCTGCATACACTGACACGGCACAGGATAGGCCCAAAAATGTCTGAACAGTGAGGGTCCGGGGGGCTCTACTGGGCGCTAtggcctcttcaatgtttacatcctGTTAGTACTGAGACCGCCATACTTTTCATGGCAGCCATGGTCTTCCTGCTTGCGCTGCAGTCTCTACAGAAGCCTCCACAACTACAAGCTCCCGCGATTAAAACTTTGCAAACAAATCATAAAACCCAAGTCTGCTACCGAAAACGTAAAAAACGTACAGAAAAACCAACAGAAACTGATGAAAACCTTCAGGATCTGAAACAATGGCGCAATACCGGTTAGCGGAAAATAAAGTTACCATGGTTACACGTACTCTTTGTTGTGTTTCAACGCCACGTGATCGGACTCGAAGTAGTAGAcgtcaggctcctcctcctcctccgcaggcTGGATGCTGCCGCTCTCCCTGGCGGATGGCGCGGCGCACTCGGCGGCAGGGCAGGCGGGCTTCTCCTGTGAACACTTTACGGCAAAGTTTTGCTTTTTGTCGCAACCGACATCTTCCTGCTGAACCCCGGAGCCGTTCAGGGCGGTGACAAGTCCGCTGTTCTTGCCGGGACCCTCCTCCACCTGCCCGTTCTCCTCGCAAAGAGACGGGCCGTCTTTGACCGGCTTCCTTTGGGAAGTTCTTAGAGTATATCTATGTTCTTGAGTGTCTGAGAAGAAAGCCTCCAAAGGAGCAAGAGCCTCCAACCCCGGCGAATCCAACATGGACTCCACCGACCCCGGCTTGTCCTGAGCAGGGCTCGGAGGTTTTTGTTCTTTCGCGCCGCTGTCGCCTACGACGTCCAGCTCCTCCTCGGAGTCCCTTATTGTCGACGACGGCTCGGCGTGGCAGGGGTCCGCCCCGGCCGCTTCATTGGTCTGGTTGATGCAGTTATTAACTATTTCatggtcctgtctatctgcctgctCCTCGGAGTGTGTGCAAGGCACATTATGGTCTGAAAGCGCGTCCTTTTTGCAGATGCCGGGCACGGGGCGGGGCATTAACGAGCTCCCGTTCTCTGATACGGTTAATTCCTTGGAGGGTGGGAACACGCTGCTATTATTCGGTTTAACACCCCCGCCCGACGGGTGATTATTACAGTTTACAGCAGCAGTCTCATTGTCAATACCGTTAATGGCCTGATGGTTAAAACAGTCGCCATCAGGGAGGGTCTTTTTCACGAGTTCGTCCGCCGCGGAGTCGGTTTTGACTTCCCTTTGGTGACTATCATCCAGTAGAACACATCGATGAGCTCGTTTAGGACGGGGAGTCTCTGGTTCATTGTCGGACTCCGAGTTCCTCCTCTCCAAGGGCTCTTTCGGCAATGTACTGGACAATTCCTCCTCCGGGCTGCCAGGTTCCCCGGATCGCAGGTAGCGTTTGATCTTCTTCAGCACAGGCGACAGCGGAGCGCTGGGCTTTTTGTCGCCGTTTTCCACGCTGTCTTTCTCGTTGCTGTCTTTCTCCGACACAGACAGCCCCCTCTTTCTTGGGCTCACCCAAGATTCCCGAGGAGCCGACTGCTTCACCTCAGCGCTCTTGGGGACGTTTCCCTTTTGGAGCGGGGCGGGTTCAGGCCTTTTCTTAGGAGATCTTGATCTTAGAAGGGATGGAGGGACGACCTCGTCGGCGTGAGCGATGCTGCGGTTCCTCAGGGTGCGGCCACAGAAGCTTTCGTCCAATCCGTTCAAGCCCACGGTAGATCTTGTAACACGAGTCGATCGAGAAGCAGCCATGCTATGGATCACCCCAACTGTGAGATCGACATGATCCTCTCATTGGGAAACCTGCAAAACAAAGAGAGAAGTCAGAATAGTAAATCTGGGCGGTAAAACTATAGATTTGTTCCTTCAACTCTaccaaaagtgacattttctccATATTCTGAGTCTGCAGTCATCATAACCCAGAAACATGGGCAAGATGACGCAatacatactttctactaatttcTGATACACTTAAGctaatatttccctccattcatcctgcaaatgtctggtgagttctctcaaagaagatgcattggcccatctacactAGTGCGAGGAGCGTCATCATTGGGCAGTTGAGCAATGGGAGGAACATTCTATGaagtgacgaatcacactactccatcttcacgtCAGAGGGACATACCTAGGTGTGGGGGATCCTGGGAAACACTATTTGCCCGagtgtgttgtaccaacagttaCGTACAGCAGAggctgttatggtctggggacgTTTTTTGTGGCACGGtctgtctgttggttgtagtagaagacccatgaacatggaggtgccctgacattctagacaataatgtgctgctgacagtgtGACAGTACTCTGAGAagggtcggccatacttccaaccagacaacgcgcctcgtcacaaatccagTGCTGTGTtccgttggtttgaggatacggatgttccatgattggaccggctgcacacagtcccgacctgaacctactgaacatatCTGGAACATCGGGTCAGAAATTATGAACAGTTtccatctttgagagaactcggcagaaatttgcaggatgaatagagggaaatagaggctgaagtgcatcagacgttagtagaaagtatgccacagagagtatccaatgtcatcagggccaaaggagccccactgagTACCATCATATGGGAATAATGACTACTTGTGATTCGGGCGTCCAATTACTTTTTGTAGGATAATGTATTCCTCTATAGGACTCAACCCCTTCAAAAAACAGCCCCACGGGGCGGCCTGGAAATCACATTCTGCAGCGCTGACATAaatgtgccggtcactgcactggctgcccctcaaatacagaatccaattcaaACTCGCCACCACAAAGCCCTccgcagcaccgcgccgccctacattgcttccctcatctcaatccacctccCAGGCGCAGCCTCCACTCCGCTAACAGAATTAGACTAAGCGCCCCTTTAacctgaacctctcattcccgcctccaagacttctccagagcagcaccggtcctctggaacgcgctaccagaAAATATCCGGGTAATCAcggacacactaaacttcaggcgtgctctaaaaacgcacctcttcagggaggcataccgcattccctaaacaaacccctctgtaccccctgataacatgctccctgacctactgactgcaatccctactaGCCATCATTAACCGCCCCTGCAgccataccgattcagccattatatggcctgaccatcttttgagcgataatcgctgtgtctacacgcgcgcccatcgtgcacttttcgttcatcgctgacttcaagccagcttgaaaaCCGTCATTCCTGTTTATTAGGACCACACgttgagttctccgcgggtagcgctaatagcattctttcagctgcagacccgcttgagaacaatgcagctgaatgcagataacagacgcGGGGCTCAGGAGAGCGACGCCGCTGCAGTCCATGCCAGGCACAGCCCATTCCTGCTCTCAGGCCACGTGACCAATGAAGGTGATGTGATAGGCCTGAGAAGGGGCTGCGGTGGGGGGCTCACCTTAGTGCTGCTGCCTGTTCACCCTGCTGATCggctagtcatcaatagttaaaagacattatcccaaaatctaaagtccAATGTCCTTGCAAGTGGGGAATGCGTCATCACAGCGATGAGGACCACACAGGGCGCCGGTCTCAGGATGGGTAGTGGTCTCCATCAATCATACAGCTatcaataggggataactttagattttgggataagtCCTCCCTTAGATTACATTAACTGCCGGCagttgccactagagggagctaattGCTTTCAAATTCATACAGCTTCCATTGAGCTCAATAATAAATCTGCATACAGTaaagctccccctactggtggctgcaGAAAACTAGAATATTTTAAGACGACCAGTCATGTCCTTATGTCTGCAGGCTATGTGCATCGCGTAGCAGCCGCGGCCCTGCGGATAATACCGCCACTCTTTTCCACTCCCCTCCTTAAATTTGCCCTCCTGTCAGAAGGGTCAGCTACATAGTGTTGCAACCCGCTGACAGACTACCGCTACTGCTCTTTTTTTTCTACTCACCCCTGTTCCCCTCTACCTACTCTCCTTAGATTCGGCTGTAGGTGCTGTAaaagtgtcaagtgggcggtctccacCACTAAATGTCAATCAATCCGGACATCACCTCCTACTGGAAGTGAGTggtggggaccgcccacttgacacattaagGTCGTCGAACACAGACGGGTCAGATTCTGCGTGCCTTCtctttctgtaatgcagatgcccGCCGTCGGtcacgcgcagtacagatttctttttttaaaaggcgatgacgcgggtacttgAGTCCTattcgcaatgttaattgcggatgggctgcgggtcggacggcctccattgacttcatggGAGGCcgtccgcagcaaaatggagcatgctgggatttttcctgcgctcgcagaaatcgcaattcgtttccaattgagtgtgaaggaaaaagcgatttttacATACGTTCACTGCGTGCCATGCGCTGCGCATCCTTCGTGCGGACGCCGAGCGCAGATCCTgctattcaaatccgcccgtgtgacagcggcctaACAGCGCCGAGACCTAAATCTAAGATGAACCGGTATAGGGGAACGGGGGCGAGTACGGAGGAAAGAGCCGTTAGCAGTGGTGTGACAGCGGGTACGAACGCCTGACATGTCAAAGCGACCTCAAAAGTTTTGCTCAttgggggtcccactgctgagacgcCGCTGATCTCTGAGATGAAGGGGCTGCCGCGCTCCCTCCAGAGCTGCCCCCATCCCGCTCATCAGCGTCTCCCCGCCCCTGAAGATGGCCGCATAGAGTTCTGGAATCATCTACACCTCCGTCTTCAAAACTTTTGATACATTAGTTCTAACATGTCACAAGTTTGCCAACAGTTCATTAACTCTTTATTTCCATCTCTGCTCCAACTTCCAGAACGACGAACGGATCAGCCAAGAATTCTGACCCTAAAAGACGGACGGGCGAGGTTGTTGTGAGACCCGTATGGCGGCGCAGAGGGGGGGGTCTCACATCTGACACTTTCAGTCTCCCCCCCTCCAGTCATTACTTGCAGCCGTCATGGCCGACGCTCTCGGCTCCCTCACTGCCCGGTTTTCACGCGCCGCAGCTCTACAATCCTGCCGCCTCAGCAGAGCGTGTGCATGAAGTAGAAACGTTGGCACAGACACACGCCCATCCCTGCAGACGGTCAGACGGGCGCAGGGGGGCGAAGAGGAGAATGGGGGGGTATTAAGGGGGCGTTCGCAGGCGGAGGATTTGGGCGCaggtccgcagcagatttcacgctttctaaatgcagtgaatagaacccgctgatttcaatgggtttgttcgccGGCGtagattttgcgtgcgcaattcggccatgcaaaaaaaaaaagttggagtgTGTTCTATCCTTCTACGGATTTGCGCTCCGagggtccccacagaagtcaatgggggtgcggaAGTGTGAGCGCAAAACACGAGGAGACGCGCGAAACACTTACGGAATTCCGCTAGAAGAATAACACAACTGGAACTGATCCGCCATTCCAATCGCCGCGGCGCTGCGGTGGATTACGCTCATGAGCGCAAAATGGGCTCCATTCATAGAGCAAAAACAGTGCACCGAGGTGAAGGCGGGCGCCGGGCGCGGTCACACGGCGGAGCTCAACACGGATTTTTTTCCCGCAAACAGCCTTTAAAATTCGCAGCAAAATCCGCGTCTTTCTGCCGCGCCGTTAACGGGCAAAATCCACGTGTAGAATTACAACGCGGAAACCCGCGGCTCCAGGTCCCGTCTCCACGCGGAGATGCACCGAAATTACGCacacaatttttttcccattaaaaaaaagctaaacctGCGGGCGGATCTGAGGCAAAACGGGCGGCTGAAAGGCGCGGATTCTGCGGCGGTTATTAGGGGCAGATTTCCCGCAGATCGTCCCACCATGTGACTTCCAGTACCCGGGCAGGCGATGGGCACAGCTCAGACCGCCTCCCTCGTAACGCCATCGCTCCGTATAACCGCGGCCTCCCGCAGTCACAGGTTACACCCGCTCACCGCCatctggttccatcataagacggttCCGTTTTGGCGCAGTTCTATATGCGCCGCTCTGCGGACTCCTCCGGGCACTTTCACGAGGGCCGTCCAATTAAGATTTTTGGCTAAAAATCGGCAAAAAAATGCGCTAAACTGTGCCGCAGATTTTGCCTATTTTATTGCAAAAAGCAAAAATCCGCGAAGTGAAGCGACGTCCGCGGTGCGCCGCCCTCCGTGCGGATCGTCCAGCAGCAGCGATGAGATTTCCAGTTTTTTTTCCGTAGcgctgctccaaaaacggaacagaatGACGGAAAACCCCAACAGGAACGGCGCGCTGGCGGTCTAAACGAGGGGTACTGCTCCGGGTGGGCGGCGCCCGCGGTTGTGGGGTCTCCGAGCTCCATCGTGCGGCGCACAGGAGGCCATGCGGTCGGTCCAGAGACGTTGGGACTGCGTCCGGCAGCGGGGGACTTCATTCACTACTCACCTTATACAACAGCTTGTGCGTGCTGGagaactactactcccagcatgccAGCTCTGTCacacatgctgggagttgtagtttcacaccAGCCACAGGTAGCAGCTGACCCCCAGCATTACAACCCCACCCCGCCCCCCGAATTAAGGGAACCCCAACTTTCCCAGCCACCCCATGTCCACACCGCATCCCCAGaccccgcccacagcaagcacaggCCACGCCCCTCCATCCTGCCTCTGCTCCCGTCGGCACGTCCTaccggcgccccctcctggcctCCCTCGCGTCCCTCCCTCAGTGCCCGCACGTGACCCCGGTGCCGCACACGCTCGCCCCTCCCTGCGCCCGGTGCCGCTCCTcacctccctcctctctcccccggACATGTCTTCCCATCACGTTCCCGCGAGAGGAGAGTATTCTCGCGAGAGCAACGAGCGCACGCTGACTCCTCCCTTTATGCTAATGATTCAAGGCGGCAGCTAGCTAAATTCCGCCCATATGGTAGGCGGAACCAAACACGCCCATAACAACGCTGACTCCGCCCGTGTGGCGTTGTAATGTAACCCGCACAGCAAGGGAATGCAAGGTAGGCGGAGCCAACAATCGCATAGCAACCGTCTGAAGATGACTCCTCCCAAACACGGCTGGGCGCTAATATTATCAAAGCAGCTCACGATTCGGGGCGGAGCAGAACACGAGCATAGCAACAGACACATTGTTAAAGGTGTGTCCTATAGGCTCCTCCTCTTCCGTAGGGTTAGTCTAGCGAAAGCGGCCAGGACGGGGCGGGGCCAAAAAGCTGCACCTGCTCACACCTGAGCACGTAAGGGCGCGACATAACAACAAAGACTCCTGAGGCAACCCAGATATGCTGCAGGAGGTGCAGAACGGGCGGGAGCCACAGGGGGCcgggaggagggggggcagactagagcgcacagggggggaggagcagactagagcgcacagggggggaggagcagactagagcgcacaggaggaggggggggcagactagagcgcacaggaggaggggggggcagactagagcgcacaggaggagggggggggcagactagagcgcacaggaggaggggggggggcagactagagcgcacaggaggaggggggggggcagactagagcgcacaggaggagggggggggcagactagagcgcacaggaggaggggggggcagactagagcgcacaggaggagggggggggcagactagagcgcacaggagggggggaggagcagactagagcgcacaggagggggggaggagcagactagagcgcacaggagggggggcggggcagactagagcgcacaggagggggggcggggcagactagagcgcacaggagggggggcggggcagactagagcgcacaggagggggggcgggcagactagagcgcacaggagggggggcggggcagactagagcgcacaggagggggggcggggcagactagagcgcacaggaggggggggcggggcagactagagcgcacaggagggggggcggggcagactagagcgcacaggagggggggcggggcagactagagcgcacaggagggggggcggggcagactagagcgcacaggagggggggcggggcagactagagcgcacaggagggggggcggggcagactagagcgcacaggagggggggcggggcagactagagcgcacaggagggggggcggggcagactagagcgcacaggagggggggcggggcagactagagcgcacaggagggggggcggggcagactagagcgcacaggaggggggcgggcagactagagcgcacaggagggggggcggggcagactagagcgcacaggaggggggcggggcagactagagcgcacaggagggggggcggggcagactagagcgcacaggagggggggcggggcagactagagcgcacaggagggggggcggggcagactagagcgcacaggagggggggcggggcagactagagcgcacaggagggggggcggggcagactagagcgcacaggagggggggcggggcagactagagcgcacaggagggggggcggggcagactagagcgcacaggagggggggcggggcagactagagcgcacaggagggggggcggggcagactagagcgcacaggagggggggggcagactagagcgcacaggagggggggggcagactagagcgcacaggaggggggggacagactagagcgcacaggagggggggggcagactagagcgcacaggagggggggggcagacaagagcgcacaggagggggggggcagactagagcgcacaggagggggggggcagactagagcgcacaggagggggggggcagactagagcgcacaggagggggggcagactagagcgcacaggaggggggggcagactagagcgcacaggagggggggggcagactagagcgcacaggaggggggggcagactagagcgcacaggaggggggggcagactagagcgcacaggaggggggggcagactagagcgcacaggaggggggggcagactagagcgcacaggagggggggcagactagagcgcacaggaggggggggcagactagagcgcacaggaggggggggggcagactagagcgcacaggaggggggggcagactagagcgcacaggaggggggggcagactagagcgcacaggaggggggggcagactagagcgcacaggaggggggggcagactagagcgcacaggaggggggggcagactagagcgcacaggaggggggggcagactagagcgcacaggagggggggggcagactagagcgcacaggagggggggggcagactagagcgcacaggaggggggcagactagagcgcacagggggggcagactagagcgcacggggggggggggcagactagagcgcacgggggggggcagactagagcgcacggggggggggcagactagagcgcacaggagggggggggcagactagagcgcacagggggggggcagactagagcgcacaggaggggggggcagactagagcgcacaggagggggggggcagactagagcgcacaggaggggggggcagactagagcgcacaggaggggggggggcagactacagcgcacaggagggggggcagactagagcgcacaggagggggggcagactagagcgcacaggagggggggcagactagagcgcacaggaggggggggcagactagagcgcacaggagggggggcagactagagcgcacaggagggggggcagactagagcgcacaggaggggggggcagactagagcgcacaggaggggggggcagactagagcgcacaggagggggggggcagactagagcgcacaggagggggggggcagactagagcgcacaggagggggggggcagactagagcgcacaggaggggggggcagactagagcgcacaggagggggggggcagactagagcgcacaggagggggggcagactagagcgcacaggaggggggggcagactagagcgcacaggagggggggcagactagagcgcacaggagggggggggcagactagagcgcacaggaggggggggcagactagagcgcacaggagggggggcagactagagcgcacaggaggggggggggcagactagagcgcacaagagggggggcagactagagcgcacaggagggggggggcagactagagcgcacaggaggaggggggcagactagagcgcacaggaggagggggggcagactagagcgcacaggaggagggggggcagactagagcgcacaggaggagggggggcagactagagcgcacaggaggagggggggcagactagagcgcacaggaggaggggggcagactagagcgcacaggaggagggggggcagactagagcgcacaggaggagggggggggcagactagagcgcacaggaggaggggggggcagactagagcgcacaggaggaggggggcagactagagcgcacaggaggagggggggcagactagagcgcacaggaggagggggggcagactagagcgcacaggaggacggggggcagactagagcgcacaggaggaggggggggcagactagagcgcacagggggggaggagcagactagagcgcacagggggggaggagcagactagagcgcacagggggggaggagcagactagagcgcacaggggggaggagcagactagagcgcacaggaggagggggggcagactagagcgcacaggaggagggggggcagactagagcgcacaggaggaggggggcagactagagcgcacaggaggagggggggcagactagagcgcacaggaggaggggggcagactagagcgcacaggaggagggggggcagactagagcgcacaggaggggagggggggcagactagagcgcacaggagggggggaggagcagactagagcgcacaggaggggggggcagactagagcgcacaggaggagggcggagcagactagagcgcacaggagggggggcggagcagactagagcgcacaggagggggggcggagcagactagagcgcacaggagggggggcggagcagactagagcgcacaggagggggggcggggcagaCTAGAGCTCACAGGAGGGGGGCGGGGCAGACTAGAGCTCACaggagggggggcggggcagactagagcgcacaggagggggggcggggcagactagagcgcacaggagggggggcggggcagactagagcgcacaggaggggggggcggggcagactagagcgcacaggagggggggcggggcagactagagcgcacaggagggggggcggggcagactagagcgcacaggagggggggcggggcagactagagcgcacaggagggggggcggggcagactagagcgcacaggagggggggcggggcagactagagcgcacaggagggggggcggggcagactagagcgcacaggagggggggcggggcagactagagcgcacaggagggggggcggggcagactagagcgcacagggggggggcagactagagcgcacaggagggggggcggggcagactagagcgcacaggaggggggggcagactagagcgcacaggaggggggggcagactagagcgcacaggaggggggggcagactagagcgcacaggaggggggcagactagagcgcacaggagggggggcagactagagcgcacaggaggggggggcagactagagcgcacaggaggggggggcagactagagcgcacaggaggggggggcagactagagcgcacaggagggggggggcagactagagcgcacaggagggggggcagactagagcgcacaggagggggggcagactagagcgcacaggagggggggcagactagagcgcacaggagggggggcagactagagcgcacaggaggggggggcagactagagcgcacaggaggggggcagactagagcgcacaggagggggggggcagactagagcgcacaggaggggggggcagactagagcgcacaggaggggggggcagactagagcgcacaggaggggggggcagactagagcgcacaggaggggggggcagactagagcgcacaggaggggggggcagactagagcgcacaggaggggggggcagactagagcgcacaggagggggggtggcagactagagcgcacaggaggggggggcagactagagcgcacaggagggggggcagactagagcgcacaggaggggggggcagactagagcgcacaggagggggggggcagactagagcgcacaggaggggggggcagactagagcgcacaggaggggggggcagactagagcgcacaggagggggggggcagactagagcgcacaggaggggggggcagactagagcgcacaggagggggggcagactagagcgcacaggaggggggggcagactagagcgcacaggaggggggggcagactagagcgcacaggagggggggggcagactagagcgcacaggaggggggggcagactagagcgcacaggaggggggggcagactagagcgcacaggaggggggggcagactagagcgcacaggagggggggcagactagagcgcacaggagggggggcagactagagcgcacaggaggggggggcagactagagcgcacaggagggggggcagactagagcgcacaggagggggggcagactagagcgcacaggaggggggggcagactagagcgcacaggaggggggggggcagactagagcgcacaggaggggggggcagactagagcgcacaggaggggggggcagactagagcgcacaggaggggggggcagactagagcgcacaggagggggggcagactagagcgcacaggagggggggcagactagagcgcacaggagggggggcagactagagcgcacaggaggggggggcagactagagcgcacaggagggggggggcagactagagcgcacaggaggaggggggcagactagagcgcacaggaggagggggggggcagactagagcgcacaggaggagggggggcagactagagcgcacaggaggaggggggcagactagagcgcacaggaggagggggggcagactagagcgcacaggaggagggggggcagactagagcgcacaggaggaggggggcagactagagcgcacaggaggaggggggggcagactagagcgcacaggaggagggggggcagactagagcgcacaggaggaggggggggcagactagagcgcacaggaggagggggggcagactagagcgcacaggaggagggggggcagactagagcgcacaggaggagggggggcagactagagcgcacaggaggagggggggcagactagagcgcacaggaggaggg
Above is a window of Eleutherodactylus coqui strain aEleCoq1 chromosome 3, aEleCoq1.hap1, whole genome shotgun sequence DNA encoding:
- the ZZZ3 gene encoding ZZ-type zinc finger-containing protein 3, with protein sequence MAASRSTRVTRSTVGLNGLDESFCGRTLRNRSIAHADEVVPPSLLRSRSPKKRPEPAPLQKGNVPKSAEVKQSAPRESWVSPRKRGLSVSEKDSNEKDSVENGDKKPSAPLSPVLKKIKRYLRSGEPGSPEEELSSTLPKEPLERRNSESDNEPETPRPKRAHRCVLLDDSHQREVKTDSAADELVKKTLPDGDCFNHQAINGIDNETAAVNCNNHPSGGGVKPNNSSVFPPSKELTVSENGSSLMPRPVPGICKKDALSDHNVPCTHSEEQADRQDHEIVNNCINQTNEAAGADPCHAEPSSTIRDSEEELDVVGDSGAKEQKPPSPAQDKPGSVESMLDSPGLEALAPLEAFFSDTQEHRYTLRTSQRKPVKDGPSLCEENGQVEEGPGKNSGLVTALNGSGVQQEDVGCDKKQNFAVKCSQEKPACPAAECAAPSARESGSIQPAEEEEEPDVYYFESDHVALKHNKDYQRLLQTISVLEAQRSQAVLDLEGLSQHQRDALTNPIGFVDKLQKKMDVGIPRPQRIVQLPEIAWDQYTTTLGNFEREFRNRKRNSRRVKLIFDKVGLHANPQRAGDKEGEPSSYSVLPQSDSQENSASSLQIRGRLCLDSKPGTFNQLWTIEEQKKLEQLLLKFPPEEIESKRWQKIADELGNRTAKQVASRVQKYFIKLTKAGIPVPGRTPNLYMYSKKASSKRQHVLNKHLFKPSTFMTSHEPPVFMEEDDDHSSFHSRDLDAAADEDDEDISDEETIPPSYRGLAEYKELLELKKLKKQRLLEMETESGFVQHLGFKCDNCGIEPIQGIRWHCQDCPQQMSVDFCDSCSDCLYETQTHKEDHHLEPVYKAETFLDRDYCMPHGASYNYLDPNYFPANR